One window of Athalia rosae chromosome 4, iyAthRosa1.1, whole genome shotgun sequence genomic DNA carries:
- the LOC105687568 gene encoding voltage-dependent calcium channel subunit alpha-2/delta-3 isoform X1, which produces MRVSNLTVVIITLIIIAEGPLGRTESISYKTVKSWAHKLGFELSQLGKFVTRVQELQESYRQAEVKPRDGNALVQEIAKDIGFMMESKISAVKRIMDVAESLAEHAENEKVPTDLEYINAKNHTLDMTYSAHFGRRVNLEHSNFHIPTNVFDRARPVIEAIAWAQKLNSTFINNYDLDPSLSWQYFGSATGFMTQYPAINWTMEPVDLFDCRTRSWYIEAASSPKDILILVDNSGSMTGIRKEIARHVVNTILDTLGNNDFVNIITFSNETHEVVPCFKDTLVQANLANIRELKIAMGDVDTDRIANFTGALNRAFELLETYRDIREGARCNQAIMLVTDGVPYNHKEIFQRYNWRDNPEDPDKADMPVRVFTYLIGREVADVREVKWMACANRGYYVHLSTMAEVCEQVLNYVPVMARPLVLRRTDHPVIWTPVYADVTDPKMTDWLWDQKERTEQRERFQRYRKNRNIFNSREDQDRRFVRKHKMTYGQDNAGLQEYRLMTSVSVPVFNRRPNANITEQVLVNEAYWVTRTRETRIADLLGVAGIDVPIKEIERLMLPHMLGVNGYAFIVTNNGYILIHPDLRAVFENILKPAYNSVDMAEVELMDQGNGPREFEAGLLEFRNAVINQNTGSVVLHTKYHYDDMQRVGRIKRKYHYTKIDKTPFTVVVALPELDHGGSYRVHAIEEIHRYQHEKGKVVTDYFTGSNWRVHPDWVYCGYHYENPEHKFNTSEQELLHFLKRTRQPGWKWMDNRVGSQPPELSHKGSPPSNDGRVDKLSYYCDRNLLLSLVFDAKVTEWFANTSTTHEEKGPLAMLMNLLPRKEFQQRFGFTLAFMATHSGLTRWQDFPLENDTQPEDHFGKLHPRAKDEVWYKRAVEQHYVQPDSFVFSVPIDDAGADNETLVTASHAIFISDGKSKAPAAVVGFQFKHSKLQGLFRNITYSCEGLGNCQRSCQDEGLDCYLVDNNGYVIAAEIAADAGRFFGEISSLVMRSLVKEGIFDEITIYDYQAVCFKNEGAANHGSILMTPLKTLERAASWVLGQMAWAWAKSGIMSSADYAHAYSYPGDEEEEQEEEEEGEIVEDEEDIEDAVLPREMGLQDDQEDSDQHAADPKDEKNFDQKVLINRTRPTTCDQEMKLYLLQNVSASKYDVDFISVDDVTRDCERPYVVQPVDSSNMILLVINTMCPKIFESPLTVMPKEIDYKEHLACKKVANPLTRRRPASCIRNHTKEREIKDLCGRSPPGLKISFAAIIFPILFTVVTPACFFSSSATILRG; this is translated from the exons ATGCGGGTGTCGAACCTTACGGTGGTGATTATCACCCTGATCATTATCGCTGAAGGCCCTTTGGGAAGGACCGAAAGCATTTCGTACAAAAC GGTCAAATCTTGGGCTCACAAACTCGGCTTTGAGCTGTCGCAACTTGGAAAATTCGTGACTCGAGTGCAGGAACTTCAAGAGAGCTACAGACAAGCCGAGGTGAAACCTAGGGATGGGAATGCACTCGTCCAAGAGATAGCAAAAGATATTGGATTCATGATGGAGTCGAAGATATCCGCAGTGAAG CGCATTATGGACGTGGCTGAAAGCCTTGCGGAGCACGCTGAGAATGAGAAGGTGCCTACAGATCTTGAGTACATCAACGCTAAAAATCATACTTTAGACATGACGTACAGCGCACATTTTGGACGTCGAGTGAATCTGGagcattcaaattttcacataCCTACGAATGTCTTCGACAGAGCTCGACCCGTAATCGAGGCGATAGCGTGGGCGCAGAAGCTGAACTCGACCTTTATAAACAACTATGACCTCGATCCGTCCTTATCGTGGCAGTACTTCGGAAGCGCGACTGGTTTTATGACGCAGTATCCTGCGATCAACTGGACAATGGAACCCGTAGATCTTTTCGACTGTCGAACTCGTAGTTGGTACATAGAGGCGGCTTCAAGCCCCAAGGACATTTTGATTCTGGTAGATAACTCAGGGAGTATGACGGGCATCCGAAAAGAGATCGCTAGACACGTTGTAAATACCATTTTGGACACTCTGGGCAACAATGATTTCGTTAATATCATAACATTTTCAAACGAGACACACGAAGTAGTACCCTGCTTCAAGGACACTCTCGTACAGGCGAACCTGGCCAATATTAGGGAGCTGAAAATCGCCATGGGAGATGTGGATACGGATAGAATAGCGAATTTTACCGGTGCTCTAAATCGCGCCTTCGAACTCCTTGAGACTTATCGAGACATCAGGGAGGGTGCAAGGTGCAATCAAGCTATTATGCTCGTAACTGACGGCGTCCCATACAACCACAAAGAGATATTTCAGCGGTACAACTGGCGTGACAATCCTGAGGATCCAGACAAGGCCGATATGCCTGTTAGGGTTTTCACGTATCTGATCGGTCGAGAAGTTGCCGATGTTAGAGAGGTCAAATGGATGGCATGCGCTAACCGAGGATATTACGTGCATCTTTCTACTATGGCAGAGGTCTGCGAGCAG GTTCTCAATTATGTCCCGGTGATGGCTAGACCTTTGGTATTGCGGCGTACGGATCACCCTGTGATATGGACGCCCGTTTACGCCGACGTTACTGATCCCAAAATGACGGACTGGTTGTGGgaccaaaaagaaagaactgaACAACGCGAGAGATTCCAAAGGTACAGGAAGAATCGAAATATATTCAACTCCAGGGAAGACCAAGACCGGAGATTTGTTAGAAAGCACAAAATGACCTATGGCCAAGACAATGCAGGTCTCCAAGAGTACAGGCTCATGACGTCGGTCAGCGTTCCTGTATTCAATCGAAGACCCAACGCG AACATCACAGAGCAGGTACTGGTGAACGAAGCCTACTGGGTGACCAGGACTCGAGAG ACGCGGATTGCCGACCTTCTTGGTGTAGCCGGAATCGACGTACCcataaaagaaattgaaagactGATGCTACCGCATATG CTCGGCGTTAACGGTTACGCTTTCATAGTGACCAACAACGGTTACATTCTCATACACCCCGATCTTCGAGCCGTC TTTGAGAATATCCTCAAGCCAGCATACAACAGCGTCGATATGGCGGAAGTCGAGCTAATGGATCAAGGAAATGGTCCCCGGGAGTTCGAAGCCGGCCTGCTCGAG TTCCGCAACGCCGTCATAAACCAAAATACCGGAAGCGTTGTGCTCCATACGAAGTACCATTATGACGACATG CAACGGGTGGGTAggataaagagaaaatatcacTACACGAAGATCGATAAGACGCCATTTACCGTGGTAGTCGCTCTTCCTGAGCTCGATCATGGTGGAAGCTACCGAGTCCACGCAATCGAGGAGATTCATCGGTATCAGCACGAGAAAG GTAAAGTTGTGACTGACTATTTCACGGGTAGTAACTGGCGGGTACATCCGGACTGGGTTTACTGTGG GTACCACTATGAGAATCCAGAACACAAATTTAACACGTCAGAGCAGGAGTTACTCCACTTTTTGAAACGCACCCGCCAACCGGGGTGGAAGTGGATGGACAACAGAGTCGGATCCCAACCCCCGGAACTTTCTCACAAAGGATCTCCTCCCT CCAACGATGGCAGGGTGGACAAACTCTCTTACTACTGTGATAGAAATCTTCTGCTGAGTCTTGTTTTTGACGCAAAGGTAACCGAGTGGTTCGCCAACACAAGCACCACCCACGAGGAAAAAGG ACCCTTAGCTATGCTGATGAACCTACTGCCCAG GAAAGAATTCCAACAACGTTTCGGCTTCACCTTGGCTTTCATGGCGACCCACAGCGGGCTTACTCGATGGCAAGACTTTCCCCTTGAAAACGACACACAGCCAGAGGACCATTTTGGCAAACTACACCCTAGGGCGAAAGACGAAGTCTGGTACAAACGAGCAGTTGAACAGCACTACGTGCAACCGGACagcttcgttttttctgtaCCAATCGACGATGCTGGGGCTGATAACGAGACCCTCGTCACCGCAAGCCACGCCATATTTATAA GTGACGGAAAATCGAAGGCACCGGCAGCAGTCGTTGGTTTCCAGTTCAAGCATTCTAAACTCCAGGGTCTCTTCAGAAATATAACGTACAGTTGTGAGGGACTTGGTAACTGTCAGAGGAGCTGCCAAGATGAGGGTTTAGATTGCTACCTTGTAGACAACAACGGGTATGTCATTGCAGCAGAAATCGCAGCCGATGCTGGACGATTTTTCGGTGAGATTAGCAGTCTGGTGATGAGAAGTCTTGTCAAAGAAGGAATCTTCGATGAAATCACTATCTACGATTATCAGGCAGTCTGCTTCAAGAATGAAGGCGCCGCAAATCATGGTAGCATATTGATGACG CCTCTCAAGACCTTAGAAAGAGCTGCAAGTTGGGTTCTTGGCCAAATGGCTTGGGCCTGGGCGAAAAGTGGAATAATGTCTTCGGCCGACTACGCTCACGCCTATTCTTACCCGGGTGATGAAgaggaagaacaagaagaggaggaagaaggggAGATCGTTGAAGACGAGGAGGACATAGAAGACGCGGTTTTACCGCGAGAAATGGGCCTTCAAGACGATCAAGAAGACTCAGATCAACATGCCGCAGATccaaaagatgagaaaaacttTGATCAGAAAGTCCTAATCAACCGAACAAGACCCACGACTTGCGATCAGGAG ATGAAGCTGTATCTCCTACAAAACGTCTCAGCATCAAAATACGACGTGGATTTTATATCCGTGGACGATGTTACGCGTGATTGCGAGCGTCCTTACGTTGTACAGCCAGTAGATTCGAGCAACATGATTCTACTCGTGATAAATACGATGTGTCCAAAGATTTTCGAGTCGCCTTTGACGGTTATGCCCAAAGAGATTGATTACAAGGAACACTTAGCGTGTAAAAAGGTCGCCAATCCTCTCACGAGGCGAAGACCAGCGTCTTGCATCAGAAATCACacaaaggagagagaaatcaAGGATCTGTGCGGAAGAAGTCCTCCGGGGCTCAAAATATCTTTTGCGgcaattatttttccgattttatttACGGTGGTGACACCGGCATGCTTTTTCTCATCATCAGCGACGATTTTGCGGGGCTAA
- the LOC105687568 gene encoding voltage-dependent calcium channel subunit alpha-2/delta-3 isoform X5: MRVSNLTVVIITLIIIAEGPLGRTESISYKTVKSWAHKLGFELSQLGKFVTRVQELQESYRQAEVKPRDGNALVQEIAKDIGFMMESKISAVKRIMDVAESLAEHAENEKVPTDLEYINAKNHTLDMTYSAHFGRRVNLEHSNFHIPTNVFDRARPVIEAIAWAQKLNSTFINNYDLDPSLSWQYFGSATGFMTQYPAINWTMEPVDLFDCRTRSWYIEAASSPKDILILVDNSGSMTGIRKEIARHVVNTILDTLGNNDFVNIITFSNETHEVVPCFKDTLVQANLANIRELKIAMGDVDTDRIANFTGALNRAFELLETYRDIREGARCNQAIMLVTDGVPYNHKEIFQRYNWRDNPEDPDKADMPVRVFTYLIGREVADVREVKWMACANRGYYVHLSTMAEVCEQVLNYVPVMARPLVLRRTDHPVIWTPVYADVTDPKMTDWLWDQKERTEQRERFQRYRKNRNIFNSREDQDRRFVRKHKMTYGQDNAGLQEYRLMTSVSVPVFNRRPNATRIADLLGVAGIDVPIKEIERLMLPHMLGVNGYAFIVTNNGYILIHPDLRAVFENILKPAYNSVDMAEVELMDQGNGPREFEAGLLEFRNAVINQNTGSVVLHTKYHYDDMQRVGRIKRKYHYTKIDKTPFTVVVALPELDHGGSYRVHAIEEIHRYQHEKGKVVTDYFTGSNWRVHPDWVYCGYHYENPEHKFNTSEQELLHFLKRTRQPGWKWMDNRVGSQPPELSHKGSPPSNDGRVDKLSYYCDRNLLLSLVFDAKVTEWFANTSTTHEEKGKEFQQRFGFTLAFMATHSGLTRWQDFPLENDTQPEDHFGKLHPRAKDEVWYKRAVEQHYVQPDSFVFSVPIDDAGADNETLVTASHAIFISDGKSKAPAAVVGFQFKHSKLQGLFRNITYSCEGLGNCQRSCQDEGLDCYLVDNNGYVIAAEIAADAGRFFGEISSLVMRSLVKEGIFDEITIYDYQAVCFKNEGAANHGSILMTPLKTLERAASWVLGQMAWAWAKSGIMSSADYAHAYSYPGDEEEEQEEEEEGEIVEDEEDIEDAVLPREMGLQDDQEDSDQHAADPKDEKNFDQKVLINRTRPTTCDQEMKLYLLQNVSASKYDVDFISVDDVTRDCERPYVVQPVDSSNMILLVINTMCPKIFESPLTVMPKEIDYKEHLACKKVANPLTRRRPASCIRNHTKEREIKDLCGRSPPGLKISFAAIIFPILFTVVTPACFFSSSATILRG; the protein is encoded by the exons ATGCGGGTGTCGAACCTTACGGTGGTGATTATCACCCTGATCATTATCGCTGAAGGCCCTTTGGGAAGGACCGAAAGCATTTCGTACAAAAC GGTCAAATCTTGGGCTCACAAACTCGGCTTTGAGCTGTCGCAACTTGGAAAATTCGTGACTCGAGTGCAGGAACTTCAAGAGAGCTACAGACAAGCCGAGGTGAAACCTAGGGATGGGAATGCACTCGTCCAAGAGATAGCAAAAGATATTGGATTCATGATGGAGTCGAAGATATCCGCAGTGAAG CGCATTATGGACGTGGCTGAAAGCCTTGCGGAGCACGCTGAGAATGAGAAGGTGCCTACAGATCTTGAGTACATCAACGCTAAAAATCATACTTTAGACATGACGTACAGCGCACATTTTGGACGTCGAGTGAATCTGGagcattcaaattttcacataCCTACGAATGTCTTCGACAGAGCTCGACCCGTAATCGAGGCGATAGCGTGGGCGCAGAAGCTGAACTCGACCTTTATAAACAACTATGACCTCGATCCGTCCTTATCGTGGCAGTACTTCGGAAGCGCGACTGGTTTTATGACGCAGTATCCTGCGATCAACTGGACAATGGAACCCGTAGATCTTTTCGACTGTCGAACTCGTAGTTGGTACATAGAGGCGGCTTCAAGCCCCAAGGACATTTTGATTCTGGTAGATAACTCAGGGAGTATGACGGGCATCCGAAAAGAGATCGCTAGACACGTTGTAAATACCATTTTGGACACTCTGGGCAACAATGATTTCGTTAATATCATAACATTTTCAAACGAGACACACGAAGTAGTACCCTGCTTCAAGGACACTCTCGTACAGGCGAACCTGGCCAATATTAGGGAGCTGAAAATCGCCATGGGAGATGTGGATACGGATAGAATAGCGAATTTTACCGGTGCTCTAAATCGCGCCTTCGAACTCCTTGAGACTTATCGAGACATCAGGGAGGGTGCAAGGTGCAATCAAGCTATTATGCTCGTAACTGACGGCGTCCCATACAACCACAAAGAGATATTTCAGCGGTACAACTGGCGTGACAATCCTGAGGATCCAGACAAGGCCGATATGCCTGTTAGGGTTTTCACGTATCTGATCGGTCGAGAAGTTGCCGATGTTAGAGAGGTCAAATGGATGGCATGCGCTAACCGAGGATATTACGTGCATCTTTCTACTATGGCAGAGGTCTGCGAGCAG GTTCTCAATTATGTCCCGGTGATGGCTAGACCTTTGGTATTGCGGCGTACGGATCACCCTGTGATATGGACGCCCGTTTACGCCGACGTTACTGATCCCAAAATGACGGACTGGTTGTGGgaccaaaaagaaagaactgaACAACGCGAGAGATTCCAAAGGTACAGGAAGAATCGAAATATATTCAACTCCAGGGAAGACCAAGACCGGAGATTTGTTAGAAAGCACAAAATGACCTATGGCCAAGACAATGCAGGTCTCCAAGAGTACAGGCTCATGACGTCGGTCAGCGTTCCTGTATTCAATCGAAGACCCAACGCG ACGCGGATTGCCGACCTTCTTGGTGTAGCCGGAATCGACGTACCcataaaagaaattgaaagactGATGCTACCGCATATG CTCGGCGTTAACGGTTACGCTTTCATAGTGACCAACAACGGTTACATTCTCATACACCCCGATCTTCGAGCCGTC TTTGAGAATATCCTCAAGCCAGCATACAACAGCGTCGATATGGCGGAAGTCGAGCTAATGGATCAAGGAAATGGTCCCCGGGAGTTCGAAGCCGGCCTGCTCGAG TTCCGCAACGCCGTCATAAACCAAAATACCGGAAGCGTTGTGCTCCATACGAAGTACCATTATGACGACATG CAACGGGTGGGTAggataaagagaaaatatcacTACACGAAGATCGATAAGACGCCATTTACCGTGGTAGTCGCTCTTCCTGAGCTCGATCATGGTGGAAGCTACCGAGTCCACGCAATCGAGGAGATTCATCGGTATCAGCACGAGAAAG GTAAAGTTGTGACTGACTATTTCACGGGTAGTAACTGGCGGGTACATCCGGACTGGGTTTACTGTGG GTACCACTATGAGAATCCAGAACACAAATTTAACACGTCAGAGCAGGAGTTACTCCACTTTTTGAAACGCACCCGCCAACCGGGGTGGAAGTGGATGGACAACAGAGTCGGATCCCAACCCCCGGAACTTTCTCACAAAGGATCTCCTCCCT CCAACGATGGCAGGGTGGACAAACTCTCTTACTACTGTGATAGAAATCTTCTGCTGAGTCTTGTTTTTGACGCAAAGGTAACCGAGTGGTTCGCCAACACAAGCACCACCCACGAGGAAAAAGG GAAAGAATTCCAACAACGTTTCGGCTTCACCTTGGCTTTCATGGCGACCCACAGCGGGCTTACTCGATGGCAAGACTTTCCCCTTGAAAACGACACACAGCCAGAGGACCATTTTGGCAAACTACACCCTAGGGCGAAAGACGAAGTCTGGTACAAACGAGCAGTTGAACAGCACTACGTGCAACCGGACagcttcgttttttctgtaCCAATCGACGATGCTGGGGCTGATAACGAGACCCTCGTCACCGCAAGCCACGCCATATTTATAA GTGACGGAAAATCGAAGGCACCGGCAGCAGTCGTTGGTTTCCAGTTCAAGCATTCTAAACTCCAGGGTCTCTTCAGAAATATAACGTACAGTTGTGAGGGACTTGGTAACTGTCAGAGGAGCTGCCAAGATGAGGGTTTAGATTGCTACCTTGTAGACAACAACGGGTATGTCATTGCAGCAGAAATCGCAGCCGATGCTGGACGATTTTTCGGTGAGATTAGCAGTCTGGTGATGAGAAGTCTTGTCAAAGAAGGAATCTTCGATGAAATCACTATCTACGATTATCAGGCAGTCTGCTTCAAGAATGAAGGCGCCGCAAATCATGGTAGCATATTGATGACG CCTCTCAAGACCTTAGAAAGAGCTGCAAGTTGGGTTCTTGGCCAAATGGCTTGGGCCTGGGCGAAAAGTGGAATAATGTCTTCGGCCGACTACGCTCACGCCTATTCTTACCCGGGTGATGAAgaggaagaacaagaagaggaggaagaaggggAGATCGTTGAAGACGAGGAGGACATAGAAGACGCGGTTTTACCGCGAGAAATGGGCCTTCAAGACGATCAAGAAGACTCAGATCAACATGCCGCAGATccaaaagatgagaaaaacttTGATCAGAAAGTCCTAATCAACCGAACAAGACCCACGACTTGCGATCAGGAG ATGAAGCTGTATCTCCTACAAAACGTCTCAGCATCAAAATACGACGTGGATTTTATATCCGTGGACGATGTTACGCGTGATTGCGAGCGTCCTTACGTTGTACAGCCAGTAGATTCGAGCAACATGATTCTACTCGTGATAAATACGATGTGTCCAAAGATTTTCGAGTCGCCTTTGACGGTTATGCCCAAAGAGATTGATTACAAGGAACACTTAGCGTGTAAAAAGGTCGCCAATCCTCTCACGAGGCGAAGACCAGCGTCTTGCATCAGAAATCACacaaaggagagagaaatcaAGGATCTGTGCGGAAGAAGTCCTCCGGGGCTCAAAATATCTTTTGCGgcaattatttttccgattttatttACGGTGGTGACACCGGCATGCTTTTTCTCATCATCAGCGACGATTTTGCGGGGCTAA